From a single Vitis vinifera cultivar Pinot Noir 40024 chromosome 18, ASM3070453v1 genomic region:
- the LOC100259201 gene encoding pathogen-related protein, with amino-acid sequence MGASAAQGDKYRSYLYGEGEENTEWRYGAAPNYDVVNKLFEEGRTKIWPPGSLEEQVQNMVKTWEMEMFHKVKMEDFKSVDPNKYTFSLNGRKPLSLEEKRKLGGGYNPLLQTSLPEKFRAYNPDGETAISSHLAFTTAFPRGFALEILQVYSGPPVILYKFRHWGYMEGPFKGHAPTGERIEVFGMAIFEQDEHSKIVKVEFFYDRGELLGGLLKAVSDGSMDATPSNCPVLRSTG; translated from the exons ATGGGTGCTTCAGCTGCCCAGGGAGATAAGTACAGGTCTTACTTGTATGGAGAAGGAGAGGAAAACACTGAATGGAGATATGGGGCTGCTCCCAATTATGACGTTGTAAACAAGCTCTTTGAAGAAGGCAGAACTAAGATATGGCCTCCTGGGTCACTAGAGGAGCAGGTGCAGAACATGGTGAAGACTTGGGAGATGGAGATGTTCCATAAAGTGAAGATGGAAGACTTTAAGTCAGTTGATCCGAACAAGTATACTTTCAGCCTCAATG GAAGGAAGCCGCTATCGctggaagagaagagaaagctTGGAGGAGGCTATAATCCACTGCTGCAAACCTCCTTGCCAGAGAAGTTCCGTGCTTATAATCCAGATGGTGAAACAGCGATTTCGTCTCACCTGGCTTTCACAACAGCGTTTCCTCGTGGTTTTGCACTGGAGATTCTGCAGGTTTACTCTGGACCACCAGTGATCCTATACAAGTTCAGGCACTGGGGTTATATGGAGGGTCCTTTTAAAGGGCATGCACCCACTGGAGAACGGATAGAAGTCTTTGGGATGGCCATTTTTGAG CAAGATGAGCATTCAAAAATTGTGAAGGTGGAGTTCTTTTACGACCGCGGAGAACTGCTTGGAGGCCTTCTGAAGGCTGTCTCTGATGGTTCCATGGATGCCACTCCCTCAAACTGCCCTGTCCTGAGGAGCACTGGGTAG
- the LOC100264380 gene encoding uncharacterized protein C57A10.07, translated as MNIHSYGSGSPKSFHAYPRGDFDLESGSTKKARKPKSSPFQPIKMLKSLGTRIHYYYKLHPLVVFFISLSFGLTVLIILSVYESQFRAMSNYQKLSMGYNDYPFTKLQNLVMVAGHSVFTSSSCGKVDKEDSWFLESYQKHPGQAATFLAHIKEGVEIAAKDDGALLLFSGGETRKDAGPRSEAQSYWAVAESEGWFGKQEAVRWKALTEEHARDSFENLLFSVCRFRELTGSYPHNITVVSYDFKEERFAYLHRSAIGFPESRFFYSGTPASSTSKEVAMKGEALVRAQFHDDPYGCSSSLRRKKLGRDPFHRTIPYPNGCPEIEGLFKYCGAAPYPGSLPWAS; from the exons ATGAATATTCACTCCTACGGGTCTGGAAGTCCCAAGTCCTTCCACGCTTACCCAAGAGGCGACTTTGATTTAGAATCAGGATCCACCAAGAAAGCCAGAAAGCCGAAAAGCTCTCCATTTCAGCCCATCAAAATGCTTAAATCCCTTGGAACACGAATTCACTACTATTACAAGCTTCACCCACTTGTTGTCTTCTTTATTTCTCTGTCATTTGGGCTCACAGTTCTCATAATTCTATCTGTATATGAAAGCCAATTTCGAGCCATGAGTAATTACCAAAAATTGAGTATGGGTTACAATGATTATCCGTTTACCAAGCTTCAGAACCTTGTAATGGTTGCTGGGCATTCGGTGTTTACAAGTAGTAGTTGTGGGAAAGTTGACAAGGAGGATTCCTGGTTTTTGGAGTCTTATCAGAAGCATCCTGGTCAAGCGGCAACCTTTTTGGCCCACATAAAGGAGGGGGTTGAAATTGCAGCAAAAGATGATGGAGCTTTGCTTTTGTTTAGTGGTGGAGAGACTCGGAAAGATGCTGGTCCTCGGAGTGAGGCACAGAGTTACTGGGCTGTGGCTGAATCGGAAGGATGGTTTG GCAAGCAAGAAGCTGTCAGATGGAAGGCACTAACAGAAGAGCATGCAAGAGACAGCTTCGAGAATCTTCTCTTTAGTGTGTGTCGGTTCCGGGAGCTTACTGGCTCATACCCTCACAATATAACT gttGTAAGTTACGATTTCAAGGAGGAGAGATTTGCATATCTACATCGTTCTGCAATTGGGTTCCCAGAGTCGAGGTTCTTCTACTCAGGCACCCCAGCTTCATCAACTTCAAAAGAAGTGGCTATGAAGGGTGAAGCTTTAGTAAGGGCTCAATTCCATGACGATCCCTATGGGTGTTCCAGTTCACTTCGTCGTAAAAAACTGGGCCGTGATCCTTTTCACCGGACGATCCCATATCCTAATGGATGCCCTGAAATTGAAGGACTGTTCAAATACTGTGGGGCAGCTCCATATCCAGGATCCCTTCCTTGGGCTTCATAA